One window of Nicotiana tomentosiformis chromosome 11, ASM39032v3, whole genome shotgun sequence genomic DNA carries:
- the LOC104110215 gene encoding subtilisin-like protease SBT2.5, which yields MRGMCFGLAIVLLLGILNVGKAEIYIVTVEGEPVISYKGDIDGFEATASESDEKIDTTSELVTSYAQHLEKKHDMLLALLFDHGTYKKIYSYHHLINGFAAHISHEQAEILRRAPGVKSVERDWKVRRLTTHTPQFLGLPTGVWPTGGGFDRAGEDIVIGFVDSGIYPHHPSFSSHNAEPYGPLPKYRGKCEVDPNTKKDYCNGKIIGAQHFAEAAKAAGAFNPTMDYDSPLDGDGHGSHTAAIAAGNNGIPVRMHGFEFGRASGMAPRARIAVYKALYRLFGGFVADVVAAIEQAVRDGVDILNLSVGPNSPPATTKTTFLNPFDATLLSAVKAGVFVAQAAGNGGPFPKTLLSYSPWIVSVAAAVDDRRYKNYLTLGNGKILPGIGLSPSTHPNRTFTMVAANDVLLDSSVTKYSPADCQRPEVLNKNLVEGNILLCGYSFNFVVGTASIKKVAETAKALGAAGFVLAVENASPGTKFDPVPVSIPGILITDASKSMELVDYYNITTSRDWTGRVKSFKSTGSIGNGLRPILHKSAPQVAIFSARGPNIKDYSFQDADLLKPDILAPGSLIWAAWAPNGTDEANFCGEGFALISGTSMAAPHIAGIAALIKQHHPHWNPAAIKSALMTTSSTIDRAERPLQAQQYSGSESLTLVPATPFDYGSGHVNPRAALDPGLIFNAGYQDYLGFLCTVPGIDPHEIKNFTHSPCNYTLGHPSNFNSPSIAVSHLVGTRTVTRTVINVAEEETYVITARMAPEIAIETNPPAMTLRHGASRKFTVTLTVRSVTGAYSFGEVLLKGSRGHKVRIPVVAAGYDR from the exons ATGAGAGGGATGTGTTTTGGCCTTGCTATTGTATTGTTATTGGGAATCTTGAATGTTGGGAAGGCTGAAATCTACATAGTAACAGTTGAAGGAGAGCCTGTTATAAGTTATAAAGGCGACATTGATGGTTTTGAAGCCACTGCTTCAGAGTCTGATGAGAAAATTGATACCACTAG TGAATTGGTTACATCCTATGCCCAACATCTGGAAAAGAAGCATGATATGCTTCTAGCTTTGCTATTTGACCATGGGACCTACAAGAAAATCTACAGTTACCATCATCTAATTAATGGCTTTGCAGCTCACATTTCACATGAGCAG GCAGAAATCCTCAGACGAGCTCCTGGTGTGAAGTCTGTGGAGAGAGATTGGAAGGTCAGGAGGCTTACAACTCACACGCCACAGTTTTTGGGGCTTCCTACAGGAGTATGGCCGACTGGTGGTGGGTTTGACCGGGCAGGCGAGGATATTGTAATTGGCTTTGTGGACTCTGGCATCTATCCGCACCATCCAAGTTTTTCAAGCCACAATGCTGAACCTTATGGACCTCTTCCAAAATATAGAGGAAAATGTGAAGTTGATCCAAACACCAAGAAAGACTATTGTAATGGAAAGATTATTGGTGCTCAACATTTTGCAGAAGCTGCCAAAGCAGCTGGCGCATTTAATCCTACAATGGATTATGATTCTCCTCTTGACGGTGATGGACACGGAAG CCATACGGCAGCTATCGCTGCTGGAAACAATGGGATTCCTGTTAGGATGCACGGATTTGAATTCGGAAGAGCAAGTGGTATGGCACCTCGTGCAAG AATTGCCGTATACAAGGCACTGTACAGGCTATTTGGAGGGTTTGTTGCTGATGTGGTTGCTGCTATTGAACAG GCTGTTCGTGATGGTGTGGACATACTTAATCTTTCTGTGGGGCCAAACAGTCCACCAGCAACTACAAAGACAACatttttgaacccttttgatgcTACACTTCTTTCAGCTGTGAAAGCCGGTGTATTTGTTGCACAGGCTGCTGGAAATGGAGGTCCTTTCCCTAAAACTTTGTTGTCTTATAGTCCATGGATAGTATCAGTGGCTGCTGCAGTTGATGATCGTAGATACAAGAATTATTTGACCTTGGGAAATGGGAAAATCCTACCTGGAATTGGGTTATCAC CTTCTACACATCCAAACCGGACATTCACCATGGTAGCAGCTAATGATGTTCTTTTGGATTCTTCGGTTACGAAGTACAGTCCTGCCGACTGTCAAAGGCCAGAAGTTTTAAACAAGAATTTGGTGGAGGGAAACATCCTTCTTTGTGGCTATTCTTTCAATTTCGTAGTTGGCACGGCCTCGATTAAAAAAGTCGCTGAAACAGCAAAGGCTCTTGGTGCAGCTGGCTTTGTTCTTGCTGTAGAAAATGCTTCACCAGGAACAAAGTTTGACCCTGTTCCTGTTAGTATTCCTGGAATTCTCATAACAGATGCTTCCAAGTCAATG GAGCTTGTAGATTATTACAATATCACCACTTCAAGAGATTGGACTGGACGAGTTAAGAGCTTTAAGTCAACAGGTAGCATTGGAAATGGGTTGCGGCCAATACTCCACAAGTCTGCACCTCAAGTAGCTATCTTCTCTGCTAGAGGACCTAATATcaaagattacagctttcaagatgcCGATCTCCTGAAACCAGATATACTTGCTCCCGGTTCTCTTATTTGGGCTGCCTGGGCTCCGAACGGGACAGATGAAGCCAACTTTTGTG GTGAAGGATTTGCATTGATCTCTGGAACTAGCATGGCAGCACCCCATATAGCAGGAATAGCTGCGCTCATCAAGCAGCACCACCCTCATTGGAACCCTGCTGCTATTAAATCTGCGTTAATGACAACTTCATCGACTATTGATAGAGCAGAGAGACCACTTCAAGCGCAACAGTATTCTGGATCTGAGTCCTTGACACTCGTTCCAGCTACTCCGTTTGACTATGGAAGTGGACATGTTAATCCTAGAGCAGCTCTGGATCCTGGACTCATTTTTAATGCAG GTTACCAAGATTATTTGGGGTTCTTGTGCACTGTGCCTGGAATTGATCCTCACGAGATAAAGAACTTCACGCATTCCCCATGCAACTACACCCTTGGTCACCCATCAAATTTCAACTCACCCTCAATTGCAGTTTCACATCTTGTGGGAACTCGAACTGTCACACGCACAGTAATAAATGTTGCCGAGGAAGAAACTTATGTTATAACAGCAAGAATGGCTCCAGAAATTGCTATTGAAACTAATCCTCCTGCAATGACTTTAAGGCATGGCGCGTCGAGGAAATTCACAGTAACACTCACTGTCCGATCAGTAACAGGAGCGTACAGTTTCGGAGAGGTTTTACTGAAAGGTAGCAGAGGGCACAAAGTCAGGATCCCTGTTGTAGCTGCAGGTTATGATCGATAG